From one Clostridia bacterium genomic stretch:
- a CDS encoding DUF2905 family protein, translating into MGDIGRVLIIFGAVLLLVGVLLLVAGRLNLPIGRLPGDITYRGKNTVV; encoded by the coding sequence ATGGGCGACATCGGACGAGTGCTGATTATCTTCGGAGCTGTGCTATTGCTGGTCGGCGTGCTCCTGCTCGTTGCCGGACGCCTCAATCTGCCCATTGGACGGTTGCCCGGCGATATCACCTATCGCGGCAAGAACACGGTAGT
- the queA gene encoding tRNA preQ1(34) S-adenosylmethionine ribosyltransferase-isomerase QueA: protein MLVTEFDFYLPEELIAQQPLCDRAAARMLHLRRETNGFRDTHFGQFPDLLRPDDLVVFNNTRVLPARLYGRRAGIHSQPLSPQNPAMKEFLHGRMEVLLTKQLSSDPQTWEALVRPGRKIGIGEQLYFGEGERGELQAEVVARGEFGERTVRFQSVADFFGTLERLGHVPLPPYIHRADRPEDREQYQTIFARERGSVAAPTAGLHFTPEILERLRQRGIETAEVTLHVGLGTFQPVRSEVVEQHRIHRERYSISPEASEKINRARSSGRRIVAVGTTSVRTLEFAAQQSAAKAGDTSAAQQSASQAGDSFQAISAQSGEADIFIYPGFQFRVVGAMLTNFHLPQSTLLMLVSAFAGRERVLAAYEHAVRERYRFFSYGDCMLIE, encoded by the coding sequence GTGCTCGTTACGGAATTTGATTTCTACTTGCCAGAGGAACTGATCGCGCAGCAACCGCTGTGTGACCGCGCTGCGGCGCGGATGCTCCATCTGAGACGGGAGACGAACGGATTTCGCGACACTCATTTCGGCCAGTTTCCCGACTTGCTCCGCCCTGACGATCTAGTCGTCTTCAATAACACTCGCGTTCTGCCGGCGCGCCTCTATGGACGCCGTGCCGGTATTCATTCGCAGCCGCTCAGCCCGCAGAATCCGGCGATGAAGGAGTTCCTCCACGGCCGCATGGAGGTGCTTCTGACAAAACAGCTCTCCTCCGATCCGCAAACGTGGGAGGCGCTGGTCAGGCCGGGTCGGAAGATAGGCATCGGCGAGCAGCTATATTTCGGAGAAGGAGAGAGAGGCGAGCTTCAGGCCGAGGTCGTTGCGCGCGGGGAATTCGGCGAGCGCACCGTCCGTTTCCAATCGGTTGCGGACTTCTTCGGCACCCTTGAGCGGCTCGGCCACGTACCGCTGCCGCCCTACATCCACCGCGCTGACCGCCCGGAAGACCGCGAGCAGTACCAGACGATCTTCGCCCGCGAACGCGGTTCCGTCGCCGCGCCTACTGCCGGACTGCACTTCACGCCAGAGATTCTGGAACGCCTTCGCCAGCGCGGCATAGAGACCGCCGAAGTCACTCTCCACGTCGGCCTGGGCACTTTCCAGCCCGTGCGTTCAGAAGTCGTGGAGCAGCACCGTATTCATCGCGAGCGTTACAGCATTTCGCCCGAGGCATCGGAAAAAATCAACCGCGCCCGCAGCTCCGGCCGCCGCATCGTTGCCGTCGGCACGACCTCGGTCCGCACGCTCGAATTTGCCGCCCAACAGAGCGCCGCGAAGGCGGGTGACACCAGCGCCGCCCAGCAAAGCGCCTCGCAAGCGGGTGACAGTTTTCAGGCGATTTCAGCCCAGAGCGGCGAGGCCGATATTTTCATCTACCCCGGATTCCAGTTCCGAGTTGTTGGCGCCATGCTCACCAACTTCCACTTGCCGCAATCCACGCTGCTCATGCTGGTTTCGGCATTTGCCGGACGGGAGCGCGTGCTCGCCGCCTACGAACACGCTGTAAGGGAGCGGTACCGCTTCTTCTCTTACGGCGACTGCATGTTGATCGAATAG
- a CDS encoding class II aldolase/adducin family protein produces the protein MSDHEHRHELVKLGKMLHEKGFIAATDGNLSVRQSDGTVLSTPTCMCKGMMSGEDMVRVDMDGRKVDGFREVSSEIAMHLTIYKLRPDVNAVVHSHPPTATGYAAAGLSLDQALVSEIVLSLGSVPLAKYATPGTPELSASLAPLVPDHNAILMANHGVVTYAEDLLTAYMHMETVEHFARIALVTHQLGRQKVLSEENVRKLIVAREKYRAMRMATSKPA, from the coding sequence ATGAGCGATCACGAGCACCGGCACGAACTCGTTAAACTCGGCAAGATGCTGCATGAAAAAGGCTTTATTGCGGCTACCGACGGCAATTTGTCTGTCCGGCAGAGCGATGGGACTGTGCTCTCTACGCCGACCTGCATGTGCAAAGGCATGATGTCTGGCGAAGACATGGTGCGCGTGGACATGGACGGCCGCAAAGTCGATGGCTTTCGCGAGGTTTCCAGCGAAATCGCCATGCACCTCACAATTTACAAGCTGCGCCCGGACGTGAATGCCGTAGTGCATTCGCATCCGCCGACGGCTACAGGCTATGCCGCAGCGGGACTCTCTCTGGACCAGGCACTGGTTTCCGAAATCGTACTGTCGCTCGGCTCTGTGCCACTCGCAAAGTACGCCACGCCGGGCACTCCCGAGCTTTCCGCAAGCCTCGCCCCGCTCGTGCCGGATCACAATGCAATTCTGATGGCTAACCATGGCGTGGTGACCTATGCGGAGGATCTCCTGACGGCTTACATGCATATGGAGACCGTTGAGCACTTTGCAAGAATCGCGTTGGTCACGCATCAACTCGGCCGGCAGAAGGTTTTGAGCGAAGAGAATGTTCGCAAGCTGATCGTCGCCAGAGAGAAGTACCGTGCGATGAGGATGGCTACTTCGAAACCCGCCTAG
- a CDS encoding TonB-dependent receptor translates to MRFVRSAILLFLVSGFSYAADLKVRVIDPHSAVVPKARVSLLDASGGRVLAVSPASAAGSAAFSGISAGSYRVRVLAPGFAERVERVEVGGETSALIKLAIAAAPETVVVTAAAAPLPAEQSGVTVGTLGTETLEALNATDLGDALRFAPGVTLADAGRRGGLSTLFVRGGESRYNKVLIDDVPVNDAGGTFDFGVVSLDQIERVELLRGAASSLYGSDAMTSVVQAWSAPGSTPVPELRFGAEGGTFGTARGYASVAAARGRFDYNLFGEQFNTSGQGINDEYSNASQGANFGVRLAENVSLRLRARHSNSRTGVPSNWWFNNFTFIPPDSDQYARQNNFLASADLTVVGPNNWIHRFTGFEYNHQRRNSDTVADAGRPFDDPFDSRTKFNRAGLQYTSEISPREWTRTVFGYHFEDENGFIDSSFVSFGFPGATHTHGLRRNHAVFGEQFVNWRRLSLLAGARYEHNESFGNKVLPRATLTLLALRGGSLFSGTRLRGSYSEGIKAPTFEESFGVTGSFVTIGNPDLRPERARSLEGGFQQSLFGGRYALAATYFNNRFTDQIQFKFDAVASQYININRSLAHGAEVELSGRISRRLSLDGAYVYTSTQVLSAPLCTPGFGCNAAGEPLLRRPKHSGNLLLTYNGTRWGGSLGGTFVGRRSDSDFFFGAIPPVNYAAGYARADVSAWYAINRRVTAYANIGNILNHRYNDVVGYPGLKANFRAGMRFRIGGE, encoded by the coding sequence TTGCGATTCGTCCGCAGTGCCATTCTGCTTTTCCTTGTGTCCGGTTTCAGCTACGCCGCTGACCTCAAAGTCCGCGTCATCGATCCCCATTCCGCCGTTGTACCCAAGGCGCGCGTTAGTCTGCTCGACGCTTCTGGCGGGCGCGTGCTCGCCGTTTCGCCTGCTTCTGCCGCAGGCTCCGCCGCCTTCAGCGGCATCAGTGCCGGGTCATACCGTGTCCGCGTTCTTGCACCTGGGTTCGCTGAGCGGGTCGAGCGGGTGGAAGTCGGTGGCGAAACGTCCGCCCTCATCAAACTAGCGATCGCCGCCGCACCGGAAACGGTCGTCGTCACCGCTGCCGCCGCTCCCTTGCCCGCCGAACAGTCCGGCGTGACCGTTGGCACTCTCGGTACTGAGACGCTGGAGGCGCTGAACGCAACCGACCTTGGCGATGCTCTTCGCTTCGCCCCCGGCGTTACCCTGGCCGATGCAGGACGCCGTGGCGGGCTTTCCACGCTCTTCGTGCGTGGCGGCGAGTCGCGCTACAACAAAGTTCTAATCGATGACGTTCCTGTGAACGATGCCGGCGGCACATTCGATTTCGGCGTGGTCTCTCTGGACCAGATCGAGCGTGTTGAACTTCTGCGTGGCGCGGCCAGCAGTCTGTACGGCTCAGACGCCATGACCAGTGTGGTGCAGGCGTGGAGTGCCCCCGGATCGACTCCCGTCCCCGAACTTCGCTTTGGCGCCGAAGGCGGCACGTTTGGCACCGCTCGCGGATACGCATCGGTTGCCGCCGCCCGCGGCCGCTTCGACTACAACCTCTTCGGTGAGCAGTTCAACACCAGCGGGCAGGGCATCAACGACGAGTATTCCAACGCCTCGCAGGGAGCGAATTTCGGTGTACGGCTCGCAGAGAATGTTTCTCTGCGATTGCGCGCCCGCCATTCCAACAGCCGCACGGGCGTGCCGTCGAACTGGTGGTTCAACAATTTCACATTCATTCCGCCCGATAGCGATCAGTACGCGCGGCAGAATAACTTCCTGGCCAGTGCCGACCTCACCGTCGTTGGCCCTAACAACTGGATCCACCGCTTCACCGGGTTCGAATACAACCACCAGCGCCGGAACTCCGATACGGTTGCCGACGCCGGCCGGCCGTTCGATGATCCATTCGATTCGCGCACGAAGTTCAATCGCGCGGGTTTGCAATACACGTCCGAGATTTCCCCGCGTGAGTGGACCCGTACAGTTTTCGGATACCACTTCGAAGATGAGAACGGCTTTATCGACAGTTCGTTTGTGTCATTCGGATTTCCCGGTGCGACGCACACGCACGGACTGCGACGCAATCACGCTGTTTTTGGCGAGCAGTTCGTGAACTGGCGTCGCCTGTCGCTGCTGGCCGGTGCTCGCTATGAGCACAACGAAAGCTTCGGCAATAAGGTTTTGCCGCGTGCCACTCTCACGCTGCTGGCACTGCGCGGCGGCTCGCTCTTCTCTGGAACGCGACTGCGGGGCAGCTATTCAGAGGGGATCAAGGCGCCGACCTTCGAGGAGTCGTTCGGAGTCACAGGCTCATTCGTGACTATCGGGAATCCTGATCTGCGGCCGGAGCGTGCGCGCTCACTCGAAGGCGGCTTCCAGCAGAGCCTTTTCGGCGGACGCTATGCTCTGGCAGCCACATACTTCAATAACCGTTTCACCGACCAGATCCAGTTCAAGTTCGATGCTGTCGCGTCGCAGTACATCAACATCAATCGCTCGCTGGCGCACGGAGCGGAAGTCGAGCTGAGTGGACGCATCTCGCGCCGTCTCTCGCTCGACGGCGCTTACGTTTACACGTCGACGCAGGTTCTTAGCGCGCCGCTCTGCACGCCGGGGTTCGGCTGCAACGCCGCGGGAGAGCCCTTGCTGCGCCGCCCTAAGCACAGCGGCAACCTGCTGCTAACCTACAACGGTACCCGCTGGGGCGGATCGCTCGGCGGCACCTTCGTTGGCCGACGCTCAGACTCAGACTTCTTCTTCGGGGCGATACCGCCGGTCAACTATGCGGCCGGCTACGCGCGCGCCGACGTCTCCGCCTGGTACGCCATCAATCGGCGCGTTACGGCCTATGCCAATATCGGGAACATTCTCAACCACCGTTACAACGATGTCGTGGGGTATCCCGGGCTGAAAGCCAACTTCCGCGCCGGTATGCGGTTCCGAATTGGCGGCGAGTAG
- a CDS encoding lysophospholipid acyltransferase family protein, translating to MANSVEVEAERKTKADEAFTLRQRIALWFISTIGYIAIRLIGATLRYECSSEQPSEIPDDGMPPARVIAPFWHRSVFPATYYFRDRGVSVMTSRSFDGEYIARIIESFGFRAVRGSSSRGAVRALLGMHTVIEAGGIAAFTIDGPRGPKYVAKPGPVLLARNTGAPILCFYVALSKTWQLNSWDDFMIPKPFSRAHIRWSAPIVVPREAGSEQMKLLHEEMQQALERVRHYAEEQVARAR from the coding sequence GTGGCCAATTCCGTAGAAGTCGAAGCCGAGCGCAAGACGAAGGCTGACGAAGCATTCACTCTTCGTCAGCGAATTGCGCTTTGGTTCATCAGCACCATCGGCTACATCGCAATTCGGTTAATTGGCGCAACTCTGAGATACGAGTGCAGCAGCGAACAGCCATCCGAGATTCCGGACGACGGGATGCCGCCGGCGCGTGTGATTGCTCCGTTCTGGCACCGGTCCGTTTTTCCGGCGACATACTATTTTCGTGATCGTGGCGTTTCTGTGATGACAAGCCGCAGCTTCGATGGCGAGTACATCGCGCGCATTATCGAGAGTTTTGGTTTCCGTGCCGTGCGCGGCTCGAGTTCTCGGGGAGCCGTTCGCGCCCTGCTCGGGATGCACACCGTCATTGAGGCTGGGGGTATCGCGGCGTTCACCATCGATGGTCCGCGCGGCCCCAAGTACGTTGCCAAGCCCGGCCCGGTGCTGCTGGCGCGCAATACCGGAGCACCCATCCTCTGCTTCTATGTTGCGTTAAGCAAAACATGGCAACTGAACTCCTGGGACGACTTCATGATTCCGAAACCGTTTTCCCGCGCGCACATTCGATGGTCGGCTCCTATCGTCGTGCCCAGGGAAGCCGGGTCTGAACAGATGAAGCTCCTGCACGAAGAAATGCAGCAGGCACTCGAACGCGTCCGGCACTACGCAGAGGAGCAGGTCGCACGCGCGCGTTGA
- a CDS encoding SGNH/GDSL hydrolase family protein translates to MKRLVMMAVLLYSVAGFAQNARTSPAKETDAGTKQYVDLEASADGKDITPNSVTAKSVKANSVASLVVEGASNAAGYGLADADKWDVKAGALSNLVGRGPRYNVATSGHTIGNIVADYASQVYPLRPAVTGNTPTYLVVIVGHNDITVGGTSAAMFASLKAYWLQAKADGFTVIAATISRSPRITGQKDIERIGYNALIRSSNDYEYLLDLDSLLPDNLDMSFFQADGVHYGAGATSRIAQALNAIIGSAGSQASTPNPRSITSRRGRH, encoded by the coding sequence ATGAAACGACTTGTAATGATGGCGGTATTGCTGTACTCGGTAGCTGGCTTTGCTCAGAATGCCAGGACCTCCCCAGCGAAAGAGACGGATGCGGGGACCAAACAGTACGTTGATCTTGAGGCGTCAGCGGACGGCAAGGACATCACCCCTAATTCGGTCACAGCTAAGAGCGTCAAGGCGAACTCTGTCGCTTCGCTTGTTGTGGAGGGTGCCAGCAACGCGGCAGGATACGGTCTCGCCGACGCTGACAAGTGGGATGTAAAGGCAGGAGCCTTGAGCAATCTTGTGGGGCGCGGCCCGCGCTACAACGTCGCAACATCTGGTCACACCATCGGTAACATCGTCGCGGATTATGCCAGCCAGGTGTATCCGTTGCGGCCAGCGGTCACGGGCAACACGCCTACGTATCTGGTTGTGATCGTCGGCCACAACGACATCACAGTGGGCGGGACAAGTGCAGCCATGTTTGCCTCGCTGAAAGCATATTGGCTACAAGCTAAAGCTGACGGGTTTACGGTGATCGCAGCGACGATAAGCCGTAGCCCTCGCATCACCGGCCAAAAGGATATTGAGCGCATCGGCTACAACGCATTGATACGCTCATCGAATGACTATGAGTATCTGCTAGATTTGGATTCGCTGCTTCCCGACAACCTCGACATGAGCTTCTTTCAGGCGGACGGTGTGCATTACGGAGCGGGCGCAACGTCGCGTATTGCTCAGGCGCTGAACGCTATCATCGGTTCGGCTGGCTCTCAGGCTTCGACTCCCAATCCGCGCAGCATTACGTCACGGAGGGGACGACATTAG
- a CDS encoding ABC transporter permease: MRNTWLILRREYLERVRSKAFILFTVLMPVFVVGIIMVPSKLASMRSGGDHHIVVAGSNEFVANAVKQQLENGVAALRTGFEGRSENPPRYFVEVSLDASEAGRKALTERVNNGTLEGFLWVGDDAIEAHKLIYGSRGASDFMEVVSLKTAVTAALMKQQLGVYGLSTEQSERLLRPYEIETIRIENGKESKSGGIGEVALPFLLMMMIYMTVLIYGVAVMRSVLEEKTSRVIEVLLSSATPRQMMAGKILGVGAVGLTQILIWVALGLIASTPAVVAAKPYLAQLHIAPGVYIFFPVFFLLGFVLYSTMYAAVAAMVNSDEEAQQMQWPVMLPIILCSTFAFAVIRQPNSATSFWLSLFPFTSPLIMFVRIVVQQPPLWQIFLSIGILAVSIYGMVALCSRIYRVGILMYGKRPTLPELLKWIKYA, encoded by the coding sequence ATGCGTAATACCTGGCTGATTCTTCGACGCGAATACCTGGAACGCGTGCGCAGCAAGGCGTTCATCCTGTTCACCGTATTGATGCCGGTATTCGTCGTGGGCATTATCATGGTGCCCAGCAAACTGGCGTCGATGCGCTCTGGGGGCGACCACCATATCGTGGTCGCGGGCTCGAACGAGTTCGTCGCCAACGCCGTTAAGCAGCAACTCGAAAACGGTGTAGCCGCGCTCAGGACGGGTTTTGAAGGACGAAGCGAGAATCCGCCCAGGTACTTTGTGGAAGTCAGTCTGGACGCGTCAGAAGCAGGCAGAAAGGCGCTTACCGAGCGAGTGAATAACGGCACGCTCGAAGGCTTTCTCTGGGTTGGCGATGACGCCATCGAGGCTCACAAGCTCATTTACGGCAGCCGCGGCGCCAGCGATTTTATGGAGGTCGTCTCGCTCAAGACGGCTGTGACAGCGGCGCTGATGAAGCAGCAACTCGGCGTCTACGGGCTCTCCACTGAACAATCCGAACGACTGCTGAGGCCGTACGAAATCGAGACCATCCGGATCGAGAATGGCAAGGAAAGCAAGTCCGGGGGAATCGGTGAGGTTGCGCTTCCGTTCCTGCTCATGATGATGATTTACATGACCGTGCTCATCTATGGCGTTGCCGTGATGCGCTCGGTGCTGGAAGAGAAAACATCGCGCGTCATAGAGGTGCTGCTGTCGTCCGCGACACCACGCCAGATGATGGCCGGCAAGATTCTCGGCGTTGGAGCCGTCGGTCTTACGCAAATTCTGATCTGGGTGGCGCTTGGCCTCATCGCTTCCACACCGGCGGTGGTCGCCGCCAAGCCTTACCTGGCGCAACTGCACATCGCGCCGGGCGTCTACATATTCTTCCCCGTGTTTTTCCTGCTCGGCTTCGTGCTCTACAGCACGATGTACGCTGCAGTCGCCGCGATGGTGAACTCGGACGAGGAAGCGCAACAGATGCAGTGGCCCGTCATGCTGCCCATCATCCTGTGCAGCACTTTCGCGTTCGCGGTAATCAGGCAGCCGAATTCTGCGACATCATTCTGGCTATCGCTCTTTCCATTTACCTCTCCGCTCATCATGTTCGTTCGAATTGTCGTGCAACAACCACCGCTGTGGCAGATATTCCTGTCCATAGGCATTCTCGCCGTCTCCATTTATGGGATGGTCGCGCTCTGCTCGCGTATCTACCGCGTTGGCATCCTGATGTACGGTAAGCGGCCCACCCTGCCGGAGTTGCTGAAGTGGATTAAGTATGCCTGA
- a CDS encoding ATP-binding cassette domain-containing protein, which yields MTNTLELCSICKSYDQFKAVDNLSFAIRPGTVYGLLGPNGAGKTSTLRTMIGITLPDSGEVRLFGEHFRREHLARIGYLPEERGLYKRMHILELLVFLAELKGVERMEAAKRAMWWLERLELGRWAKSKVEELSKGMQQKVQFIAAVLHQPEFVIMDEPFSGLDPANAMDLKNILLELKQAGKTILFSTHRMDQVERLCDSICLVNRGKSVLEGELKQIKAGYGRSSVQMEYDGAAPFLERSDLVQSFNNYGNFVELRLQPGADSQQLLEIAMKTARVNRFELVEPSLEEIFIDVVGKDVVVKDA from the coding sequence ATGACGAACACCCTTGAGCTGTGCTCGATCTGCAAAAGCTACGACCAATTCAAAGCCGTCGATAACCTGTCATTCGCGATACGTCCGGGAACGGTGTACGGGCTACTTGGCCCTAATGGAGCCGGCAAAACCAGCACGCTACGCACAATGATTGGCATCACCTTGCCGGACTCCGGCGAAGTTCGGTTGTTCGGCGAGCACTTCCGCCGCGAACATCTCGCGCGCATCGGTTATCTGCCGGAAGAGCGCGGGCTCTACAAGCGCATGCACATTCTCGAACTGCTGGTCTTCCTTGCGGAACTCAAGGGCGTGGAGCGCATGGAAGCCGCGAAGCGCGCGATGTGGTGGCTGGAGCGGCTAGAACTCGGCCGCTGGGCCAAGTCAAAGGTCGAAGAGCTCTCGAAGGGCATGCAGCAGAAGGTTCAGTTCATTGCCGCCGTGCTCCATCAACCGGAGTTCGTGATCATGGACGAGCCCTTCTCCGGCCTCGATCCGGCGAACGCCATGGATCTCAAGAACATCCTGCTCGAACTCAAGCAAGCTGGAAAAACGATCCTGTTCTCAACCCATCGTATGGATCAGGTAGAGCGGCTTTGCGATTCCATTTGCCTGGTCAATCGCGGCAAGTCCGTGCTCGAAGGCGAACTGAAGCAGATCAAAGCCGGCTACGGCCGCAGCAGCGTACAGATGGAATACGATGGGGCGGCCCCTTTCCTCGAACGCAGCGATCTAGTCCAGTCGTTCAATAACTACGGCAACTTCGTCGAGCTTCGCTTGCAGCCGGGCGCAGATTCGCAACAACTGCTGGAGATAGCGATGAAGACGGCGCGAGTGAACCGGTTCGAGCTGGTAGAGCCTTCGCTGGAAGAGATCTTCATCGACGTGGTCGGAAAAGATGTGGTGGTCAAAGATGCGTAA
- a CDS encoding PilZ domain-containing protein has translation MPSVPAITPQKTPVSRIAARVALVGLDEPTTALLRECFRQFGIDSVEISLDQAIERIHKEKMEACVVCLDENAGNILTTIRKSPSNHRMVIYGICASAQQSLRFSQYGVNAIINDPVERQNALRVVRATHLLVLHELRRYIRIPIVSELRVVHDTVHTRATLQEISGGGLSAETMHSFKIGDPCEVTLNLPKLPTLTLQARVAWVRPEQRLAGFRFEPQEQNRFRIKIWIDEYLDLE, from the coding sequence ATGCCATCTGTTCCTGCCATCACACCGCAGAAGACGCCGGTGTCGCGAATTGCCGCCAGGGTCGCCCTCGTTGGGCTGGACGAGCCAACGACGGCGCTGCTGCGCGAATGTTTCCGCCAGTTCGGTATTGATTCCGTGGAAATCAGTCTCGACCAGGCGATTGAACGTATTCACAAAGAGAAGATGGAAGCGTGTGTCGTTTGCCTGGACGAAAATGCCGGCAACATTCTGACCACAATTCGGAAATCGCCCTCGAACCACAGGATGGTCATTTACGGAATATGCGCCAGCGCGCAGCAATCCCTGCGCTTTTCGCAGTATGGCGTGAACGCAATCATCAACGATCCTGTCGAGCGCCAGAACGCATTGCGGGTTGTGCGTGCCACTCACCTGCTCGTTCTTCACGAACTGCGCCGGTACATCCGCATCCCTATCGTGAGCGAGCTTCGCGTTGTTCACGACACTGTCCACACCCGGGCGACATTGCAGGAGATCAGCGGTGGCGGACTCTCGGCAGAAACAATGCACTCATTTAAGATCGGCGACCCCTGCGAAGTGACGCTCAACTTGCCGAAGTTGCCAACGTTGACATTGCAGGCGCGGGTCGCCTGGGTTCGGCCAGAACAGCGCCTTGCGGGATTCCGTTTCGAACCGCAGGAGCAGAACCGGTTCCGAATCAAGATTTGGATTGATGAATATCTCGACCTTGAATAA
- the fabF gene encoding beta-ketoacyl-ACP synthase II — protein sequence MARRVVITGIGLICGVGHTVDEVWQNLLAGKSGVARITAFDTAQFACQIAAEVKNFDPLNFIDKKEVKKMGRFIHMALAATDEAMRMSGLKVTPELATRVGVHIGSGIGGFDVIEREHSNLLNGGPRKISPFFIPAAIVNLAAGHVSIRYGAKGPNEATCTACTSSAHSVGDAFKIIARGDADAMIAGGTEAAITPMGVGGFAAMRALSTRNDDPERASRPWDTERDGFVIGEGSGMLVLEELEFARARGANILAEIIGYGMSGDANHITQPAEDGDGGCRVMQNAMKDAGISPSQVDYINAHGTSTPLGDKLETLAIKRALGEHACKVAVSSTKSMTGHLLGGAGGLEAGITILALCNQIVPPTANLDHVDAECDLDYVPLTARKMDLNIALSNSFGFGGTNGCLAFRRWTE from the coding sequence TTGGCCCGCCGCGTAGTAATCACGGGAATCGGTCTTATTTGCGGGGTCGGTCACACCGTCGATGAGGTTTGGCAAAACCTTCTCGCCGGGAAAAGCGGTGTTGCCCGTATCACGGCCTTTGACACTGCCCAGTTCGCGTGCCAGATCGCGGCTGAGGTCAAGAACTTCGACCCGCTCAACTTCATCGACAAGAAGGAAGTTAAAAAGATGGGCCGCTTCATCCACATGGCGCTCGCCGCCACGGATGAAGCAATGAGAATGTCGGGACTGAAAGTCACGCCCGAGCTCGCCACCCGCGTCGGCGTGCATATCGGCTCAGGCATCGGCGGTTTCGATGTGATCGAGCGCGAGCACTCCAATCTGCTCAATGGCGGCCCGCGGAAAATCTCGCCCTTCTTCATTCCTGCCGCAATCGTCAATCTCGCTGCCGGGCATGTCAGTATTCGCTACGGCGCGAAAGGCCCGAACGAGGCTACGTGCACTGCGTGCACGTCCAGCGCACACTCCGTCGGCGATGCCTTCAAGATCATCGCTCGCGGGGATGCCGACGCGATGATCGCTGGCGGCACTGAAGCGGCCATCACGCCCATGGGCGTCGGCGGCTTCGCTGCCATGCGCGCGCTCTCTACGCGCAATGACGATCCTGAACGCGCTTCGCGTCCCTGGGACACCGAACGCGACGGCTTCGTTATCGGCGAGGGCTCCGGGATGCTCGTGCTCGAAGAACTCGAGTTCGCGCGCGCTCGTGGCGCCAACATCCTTGCCGAGATCATCGGCTACGGCATGAGCGGCGATGCCAACCACATCACTCAACCGGCGGAAGATGGCGACGGCGGCTGCCGCGTCATGCAGAACGCGATGAAGGATGCAGGGATTTCACCCAGCCAGGTTGACTACATCAACGCTCACGGCACATCGACTCCGCTTGGCGACAAGCTGGAGACGCTGGCCATCAAGCGTGCGCTCGGCGAACACGCCTGCAAGGTTGCCGTCAGTTCTACCAAGTCCATGACGGGACACCTTCTCGGTGGCGCTGGCGGACTGGAGGCAGGCATCACGATCCTCGCACTTTGCAACCAGATCGTGCCGCCTACTGCCAACCTCGACCATGTTGACGCGGAATGCGACCTGGACTACGTGCCACTCACGGCGCGCAAGATGGACCTCAACATCGCACTCTCGAACTCATTTGGCTTCGGCGGAACAAACGGCTGTCTCGCTTTCCGTCGCTGGACTGAATAG
- the acpP gene encoding acyl carrier protein: protein MASVDEKVKQIIVEQLGVDEGEVTANASFVDDLGADSLDTVELVMAFEEAFDIEIPDEDAEKIRTVKDAVEYIGKNSKGGK, encoded by the coding sequence ATGGCTTCAGTTGATGAAAAAGTAAAGCAGATCATTGTGGAACAGCTCGGTGTCGATGAAGGTGAAGTAACGGCCAATGCGTCGTTTGTTGACGACCTCGGCGCGGATTCGCTGGACACCGTCGAACTCGTCATGGCCTTCGAAGAAGCTTTTGATATTGAGATTCCCGACGAAGACGCCGAAAAGATTCGCACCGTGAAAGACGCTGTCGAGTACATCGGCAAGAACTCGAAAGGCGGCAAATAA
- the acpP gene encoding acyl carrier protein, translating to MASVEEKVKQIIVEQLGVDEAEVTTSASFVDDLGADSLDTVELVMAFEEAFDIEIPDEDAEKIRTVHDAVDYIGKHAKVGK from the coding sequence ATGGCATCCGTAGAAGAGAAAGTTAAGCAGATTATTGTCGAGCAGTTGGGTGTCGATGAAGCAGAAGTCACGACGAGCGCGTCATTCGTCGATGACCTCGGCGCCGACTCCTTGGACACGGTCGAGTTGGTAATGGCCTTTGAAGAGGCTTTCGACATAGAAATTCCTGACGAAGACGCGGAGAAGATCCGCACCGTGCACGATGCCGTCGATTACATCGGCAAACACGCCAAGGTTGGGAAATAA